A window from Leuconostoc mesenteroides subsp. mesenteroides encodes these proteins:
- a CDS encoding methyltransferase domain-containing protein has protein sequence MLDKTIYKQIFKSSFDAPIDVEFWDGEKVSYGQGDPIATIILHEVIPIKDIMAHASLTFGEAYMDGKIEIKGDLQQLVKIAYDSKESFLNGAKFSKLIPKHSHSENKSKADVQSHYDIGNDFYKMWLDPTMTYSCAYFVSDKDTLEDAQWNKVRHILNKLHAQSGETLLDIGCGWGTLLFTAAKEYNLEATGVTLSQQQYDFVSNKIKEEGLEGRVHVYLEDYRELKDTYDHVTSVGMFEHVGKENLGEYFNQVNNLLTEDGTALIHGITGQHDGAGVDAWINKYIFPGGYIPNIAENVGHIIDASLQVDDIEPLRRHYQKTLEIWTENFHKVEEEVISKYGERFYRMWDLYLQACAGSFEAGNIDVVQYLLTKGPSGKNLPMTRSYIYHADVASGVK, from the coding sequence ATGCTTGATAAAACGATTTATAAACAGATTTTTAAGTCTAGTTTCGACGCCCCAATCGACGTTGAATTTTGGGATGGGGAAAAGGTCAGTTACGGTCAAGGTGACCCAATTGCCACAATCATCCTTCACGAGGTTATACCAATCAAAGATATTATGGCACATGCTTCGCTTACTTTTGGTGAAGCATACATGGATGGAAAAATTGAAATTAAAGGTGATCTGCAACAGTTGGTTAAGATTGCGTATGATTCCAAAGAAAGTTTTTTGAATGGCGCTAAGTTTTCTAAACTTATTCCTAAACATTCACATTCAGAGAATAAGAGTAAGGCAGATGTACAAAGCCATTATGATATCGGTAATGATTTTTATAAAATGTGGTTAGATCCCACAATGACCTATTCTTGTGCTTACTTCGTTAGCGACAAAGATACACTTGAAGATGCACAATGGAACAAAGTACGTCATATTTTGAATAAACTTCATGCACAATCTGGTGAAACTTTATTAGACATCGGGTGTGGCTGGGGAACACTACTATTTACCGCAGCTAAAGAATATAATTTGGAAGCCACTGGTGTCACACTTAGTCAACAACAATATGATTTTGTTTCTAACAAAATTAAAGAAGAAGGGCTTGAGGGTCGCGTTCATGTTTATTTAGAAGATTATCGCGAGTTAAAAGATACTTATGACCATGTAACGTCTGTTGGTATGTTCGAACATGTTGGAAAAGAAAACTTAGGTGAATACTTCAACCAAGTAAACAACCTGCTCACAGAAGATGGTACGGCCTTGATTCACGGTATTACTGGGCAACATGACGGTGCAGGTGTCGATGCGTGGATTAATAAATACATATTCCCAGGTGGTTATATTCCAAATATAGCTGAAAACGTAGGACATATTATTGATGCTTCTTTGCAAGTTGATGATATTGAACCGTTACGTCGCCATTATCAGAAAACATTGGAAATTTGGACAGAGAACTTTCACAAAGTGGAAGAAGAAGTTATTTCAAAATACGGCGAACGTTTTTACAGAATGTGGGATTTATATTTGCAAGCTTGCGCTGGTTCATTTGAAGCTGGTAACATTGATGTTGTTCAGTATTTACTTACCAAAGGGCCTTCTGGCAAGAACTTACCAATGACACGTTCATATATTTATCATGCTGATGTTGCTAGCGGTGTGAAATAG
- a CDS encoding homoserine dehydrogenase: MEIGIGLFGLGTVGSGVVKILQQNANQITQRTGSHLVVRHAVVHNLNKPRTGFTQDFPITNNPKDILDNDDIQIVVEVMGGIDYAYDIIKRALMAKKHVVTANKDLIASRGQELAELANQNGVDLYYEAAVAGGVPILRTLSSSFTADEISLVAGIINGTSNFILTQMATNGLTYAEALKLAQDKGFAESDPTNDVEGFDAAYKLIILSNFSFGVQPVMNDVAITGIANLTDSDINDAHSFGYAIKLLGVAQRVDNALSIEVSPHLVPFNHPLATVNNENNAVLVNGESVGEVMLYGPGAGEMPTANSVLSDLTNVATNLALNTPGRPFNTFNQDLDLAKPSQRVARRFIVVEVADTPGAMYSVTGMFASAKISFTDLKQTPAKNGFARLVALTHAASDAQLNVIRTTIRNADGINLAAEYKIFS, encoded by the coding sequence ATGGAAATAGGCATTGGTCTTTTTGGCCTCGGCACAGTTGGAAGTGGTGTCGTAAAAATCTTACAACAAAACGCTAATCAAATTACCCAACGAACTGGATCTCATTTGGTCGTACGTCATGCCGTCGTACATAATCTTAATAAACCACGCACTGGTTTTACACAAGATTTTCCAATCACTAATAATCCTAAAGATATTTTGGATAACGATGATATACAAATCGTAGTTGAAGTCATGGGCGGAATCGATTATGCATACGATATTATTAAACGTGCTCTCATGGCAAAAAAACACGTCGTCACGGCAAACAAAGATTTAATTGCAAGTCGCGGACAAGAGTTAGCTGAGTTAGCCAACCAAAATGGTGTTGATTTATATTATGAAGCTGCTGTTGCTGGTGGGGTACCTATCCTACGTACGCTTTCAAGCAGTTTTACAGCAGATGAGATTTCACTTGTTGCCGGTATCATTAATGGCACAAGTAATTTCATTTTAACGCAAATGGCTACAAATGGCTTAACGTATGCAGAAGCACTTAAATTAGCTCAAGACAAGGGTTTTGCTGAATCTGACCCTACAAATGACGTAGAAGGTTTTGACGCAGCATATAAGTTAATTATTTTGTCTAACTTTTCATTTGGTGTGCAACCTGTTATGAACGACGTAGCTATTACTGGTATTGCCAATCTAACAGATTCGGACATCAACGATGCACATAGTTTTGGCTACGCAATCAAATTGTTAGGTGTTGCACAAAGAGTTGATAATGCACTCAGTATCGAGGTTTCCCCTCACCTCGTTCCTTTCAATCATCCTTTAGCGACCGTTAACAATGAAAACAATGCTGTTTTAGTTAATGGCGAGTCAGTTGGTGAAGTGATGTTATATGGACCCGGTGCTGGTGAAATGCCTACTGCTAATTCGGTATTAAGTGATTTAACCAACGTCGCTACTAACCTAGCACTGAATACGCCAGGAAGACCATTTAATACTTTTAACCAAGACTTAGATTTAGCTAAACCCTCACAACGCGTGGCAAGACGTTTTATTGTTGTAGAAGTAGCTGACACACCAGGAGCAATGTATTCCGTCACCGGTATGTTTGCTTCTGCAAAAATAAGCTTTACTGACTTAAAGCAAACCCCAGCAAAAAATGGCTTTGCGCGATTAGTTGCTTTGACACACGCCGCCTCTGATGCGCAACTCAATGTTATTCGTACAACAATTCGAAATGCTGATGGCATTAACTTAGCAGCGGAGTATAAAATTTTCTCATGA
- a CDS encoding threonine synthase, which yields MNYVSTRGQAPAVTSSQAIINGIAPDGGLYVPEKWPKLKLDWKNLSQQSYQEIATQVFDAFFDDFTVQEIDHIISKSYGNQWDDEHIVTLHNENKLHYIELFHGPTLAFKDVALQALPHLLTTAAKKQSLNDKIVILTATSGDTGTAAMSGFANVENTEIVVFYPEVGVSDIQRQQMQTEEGQNAHVTAITGNFDDAQKAVKSILSDEKLIQELSEKSMRFSSANSINIGRLVPQIVYYIYAYAQLVKNDVVVPGEEINIDVPTGNFGNVLASYYASQLGLPVHQFVVASDENNVLTDFFNTGTYNRQRDFKVTNSPAMDILVSSNLERLLYFASGRNDEEVRQYMHSLAESGQYTLTDKTRNYLQKFTAKFATQSQVVDTIKDVFENSGYLIDPHTAVGRFAYEEATHQTLLAATASPYKFPQTVLTALEEKNEGGVLDLQKLAERTNTVIPAQVATLFDKMVVHTKIIKPEMIMQSIKDELSI from the coding sequence ATGAATTATGTATCAACACGTGGACAGGCTCCTGCAGTTACATCTAGCCAAGCAATCATAAACGGTATTGCGCCAGATGGCGGACTTTACGTTCCAGAAAAATGGCCCAAATTAAAATTAGATTGGAAAAATTTAAGTCAACAAAGCTATCAAGAAATCGCCACGCAAGTATTTGATGCCTTTTTTGATGATTTTACAGTTCAAGAAATTGATCATATTATTTCAAAGTCATACGGTAATCAATGGGATGATGAACACATTGTGACCTTGCACAATGAGAACAAGTTACATTATATTGAATTATTTCATGGCCCTACTTTAGCATTCAAAGACGTTGCACTACAAGCATTGCCACATCTATTAACGACAGCTGCTAAAAAACAATCACTAAATGATAAAATTGTTATTTTAACAGCTACATCAGGCGATACAGGAACAGCTGCTATGAGTGGCTTTGCAAATGTCGAAAATACTGAAATAGTTGTTTTTTACCCAGAAGTTGGTGTCAGTGATATTCAGCGGCAGCAGATGCAAACTGAAGAGGGACAAAATGCTCATGTCACGGCAATAACTGGTAACTTTGATGATGCCCAAAAAGCTGTGAAATCTATTTTGAGTGATGAGAAATTAATTCAAGAATTATCAGAAAAAAGTATGCGCTTCTCATCTGCTAATTCAATTAATATTGGTCGACTAGTACCACAAATCGTATATTACATTTATGCTTACGCCCAATTAGTTAAAAATGATGTTGTAGTTCCTGGTGAAGAAATCAATATCGATGTGCCAACCGGAAACTTTGGTAATGTACTTGCATCGTATTATGCTAGTCAGTTAGGGTTACCAGTGCATCAGTTTGTTGTTGCTTCGGATGAAAATAATGTGTTAACTGATTTTTTCAACACCGGTACTTATAATCGTCAACGTGATTTTAAAGTCACGAATTCACCAGCAATGGATATCTTAGTATCAAGTAACTTGGAGCGATTATTGTATTTTGCTAGTGGACGTAATGATGAAGAAGTGCGTCAGTATATGCATTCGTTAGCTGAAAGTGGCCAATATACTTTGACTGATAAAACGCGTAATTATTTGCAAAAATTTACAGCCAAATTTGCGACACAATCTCAAGTGGTTGATACGATTAAAGACGTCTTCGAAAATAGCGGTTATTTAATTGATCCACATACAGCTGTTGGCCGTTTTGCTTACGAAGAAGCAACGCATCAAACGTTACTTGCAGCAACAGCAAGTCCTTATAAGTTCCCCCAAACAGTTTTAACAGCATTGGAGGAAAAGAATGAAGGGGGTGTATTAGATTTACAAAAGCTGGCTGAACGAACCAATACAGTTATTCCAGCACAAGTAGCAACGTTATTTGATAAAATGGTTGTACACACTAAGATCATCAAACCGGAGATGATTATGCAATCTATTAAAGACGAACTATCTATCTAA
- the rbsK gene encoding ribokinase: MKKKVVVIGSLNIDTIQMIDRLPNQGETITVNNQASTFGGKGANQAVAAARQEADVTMIGAVGDDDRGRAFKQLLNDEGISTDYIFTKSQFTGSATIMLEPDGHNTIMVYGGANMNLTSTDVEKAHNIIANADVVVAQFEVPSEAILAGFNIAKKSGVLTILNPAPITSHIDPNIISSTDLIIPNETEAAALAHTEPTTKKSALSVITSKLNKAGFPNVVVTLGSDGVYYHVNELTDIVPIFKVNAVDTTAAGDTFIGTFAANIDRNLSNLPSVIRRSCFASSITVSRSGAIASIPNKRDVDTGLLANAAMVE; this comes from the coding sequence ATGAAAAAGAAAGTTGTTGTTATCGGTAGTCTTAATATTGATACTATTCAAATGATTGATAGATTGCCTAACCAAGGAGAAACCATTACTGTTAACAATCAAGCAAGTACATTTGGCGGTAAAGGTGCTAATCAAGCAGTTGCAGCTGCTCGTCAAGAGGCTGATGTAACAATGATTGGTGCTGTAGGTGATGATGACCGTGGACGTGCCTTCAAACAATTGTTAAATGATGAAGGAATCTCAACAGATTACATTTTTACAAAGAGCCAGTTTACCGGCTCTGCAACTATCATGTTGGAACCAGATGGACATAACACAATTATGGTATATGGTGGCGCAAATATGAATTTGACCAGTACTGATGTGGAAAAAGCACACAATATAATTGCTAATGCCGATGTTGTCGTAGCACAATTTGAAGTACCTAGTGAAGCCATTCTTGCCGGATTTAACATAGCCAAGAAAAGTGGCGTACTAACTATTTTAAATCCGGCCCCTATCACGTCACATATTGATCCAAATATTATCTCATCTACTGATTTAATTATACCAAATGAAACTGAAGCTGCTGCCTTAGCTCATACTGAGCCTACCACAAAAAAATCAGCATTATCGGTGATTACTTCTAAATTAAATAAAGCAGGTTTTCCTAACGTAGTGGTCACACTTGGTAGTGATGGCGTTTACTATCATGTTAATGAATTAACAGATATTGTACCTATTTTCAAAGTAAATGCCGTTGACACCACTGCTGCTGGTGACACTTTCATTGGTACTTTTGCAGCTAATATTGATAGAAACTTGTCGAATTTACCAAGTGTCATTCGCCGTAGTTGCTTTGCTAGTTCCATAACTGTCAGCCGTTCTGGTGCAATAGCCTCAATTCCAAATAAACGCGATGTTGACACTGGTTTGCTTGCTAATGCTGCGATGGTAGAATGA
- a CDS encoding aminotransferase class I/II-fold pyridoxal phosphate-dependent enzyme, producing the protein MSYKELDPIVWSAIQQESARQNRTIELIASENFTSQAVRAAQGSVLTNKYAEGYPYKRYYGGTEYVDVIEQVAIDRLKELFGAEYVNVQPHSGSQANAAAYMAFLKPGDKILGMSLDAGGHLTHGAKVSFSGKVYESHTYGLNSETETLDYEAIAKQAREVKPQMIVAGASAYSRIIDFNKFRAIADEVGAYLMVDMAHIAGLVAAGLHPNPVGIADVVTSTTHKTLRGPRGGVILSQEKYAKQLNSAIFPGSQGGPLEHIIAGKAIAFGEALQPEFKDYAQQVIKNAQAMAKVFNDTVDIRVVAGGTDNHLFNLDLTKTALNGKQTQELLDTVSITTNKEALPNEQLSPFVTSGIRIGTAAITTRGFDEADATNVAELIVTAIHHYDDEKVLKQVKREAEALAMMHLFE; encoded by the coding sequence ATGTCATATAAAGAATTAGATCCTATTGTCTGGAGTGCAATTCAACAAGAGAGTGCGCGTCAGAACCGTACAATCGAATTAATCGCTTCTGAAAACTTTACATCGCAAGCCGTACGTGCCGCACAAGGTTCAGTATTGACAAATAAGTATGCTGAAGGATACCCCTATAAGCGCTATTATGGTGGTACAGAGTACGTGGATGTTATTGAACAGGTAGCCATCGATCGTTTAAAAGAACTCTTTGGTGCCGAATATGTTAATGTTCAACCGCATTCTGGATCCCAAGCGAATGCTGCTGCTTATATGGCATTTTTAAAGCCAGGTGACAAGATATTGGGTATGAGTCTTGATGCTGGTGGACATTTGACTCATGGAGCCAAGGTCAGTTTCTCTGGAAAAGTTTATGAATCACATACTTATGGACTAAATTCAGAAACAGAAACCTTAGATTATGAAGCAATTGCTAAGCAAGCACGTGAAGTAAAGCCACAGATGATTGTGGCAGGTGCTTCTGCATATTCACGAATTATTGATTTTAATAAATTCCGTGCGATTGCTGACGAAGTGGGCGCCTATTTAATGGTTGATATGGCGCATATTGCTGGACTTGTAGCTGCTGGATTACATCCTAATCCAGTAGGCATTGCAGATGTTGTGACATCAACAACACACAAAACACTGCGTGGTCCGCGTGGTGGTGTTATTCTATCACAAGAAAAGTATGCCAAGCAGCTTAATTCAGCTATTTTCCCTGGATCACAGGGTGGACCACTGGAACACATTATTGCAGGTAAAGCAATTGCCTTTGGAGAAGCGCTACAACCTGAATTCAAAGATTACGCACAACAAGTTATTAAAAATGCGCAAGCTATGGCAAAAGTTTTCAATGATACGGTAGATATTCGTGTTGTAGCTGGTGGTACTGACAATCATTTATTCAATTTGGACCTAACTAAAACAGCGTTGAATGGTAAGCAAACACAAGAATTGTTAGACACAGTTTCAATTACTACAAACAAAGAAGCGTTACCAAATGAGCAATTGAGCCCGTTTGTTACATCTGGTATTCGTATTGGAACTGCAGCAATCACAACTCGTGGATTTGATGAAGCTGATGCTACTAATGTAGCCGAATTGATTGTGACAGCCATTCATCATTATGATGATGAAAAAGTGCTTAAGCAAGTGAAACGTGAAGCTGAAGCATTAGCAATGATGCATTTATTTGAATAA
- the rpiA gene encoding ribose-5-phosphate isomerase RpiA, with product MDEKKFQKKQAALTALNYIQTNMIVGLGTGSTVSYFLDALAASQYNIIGVTTSTITSQRCAELNIPIVDIDDIDHIDITVDGADEVDSYLNGIKGGGAALLMEKIVAKNSKKNIWIVDRSKVHNTLGSFPLPVEVIPYGSGQLLRQFANKGLFPKLRRYPDNNQPIITDAGHYIIDCHMNTINNPYALAEYLESQVGVVEHGLFLNICDRIIIGDNTVEIKERQHAHVENN from the coding sequence ATGGATGAAAAAAAATTTCAGAAAAAGCAAGCTGCCCTCACTGCTTTAAACTATATCCAGACCAATATGATTGTCGGATTAGGAACTGGTTCAACTGTTTCTTATTTTCTAGATGCTTTAGCTGCTTCTCAGTATAATATCATTGGTGTGACCACTTCAACTATTACTAGTCAACGATGTGCAGAATTAAATATTCCAATTGTTGATATTGATGATATTGACCATATTGATATTACAGTTGATGGTGCAGACGAAGTCGATTCCTACCTTAACGGTATAAAAGGCGGTGGGGCTGCCCTTCTAATGGAAAAAATAGTAGCCAAAAACTCAAAGAAAAATATCTGGATTGTTGATCGTAGTAAAGTGCATAACACGTTAGGTTCTTTCCCCCTACCTGTTGAGGTTATCCCCTACGGCAGTGGTCAGTTGCTGCGACAATTTGCCAATAAAGGTCTATTCCCTAAATTGCGGCGCTACCCTGATAATAATCAGCCCATCATCACCGATGCTGGTCACTATATTATTGATTGTCACATGAACACAATTAACAATCCATATGCTCTCGCCGAATATCTTGAAAGCCAGGTTGGTGTTGTTGAACATGGCTTGTTTTTAAATATTTGTGATCGAATAATTATTGGTGATAACACTGTAGAAATTAAAGAAAGACAGCACGCACATGTAGAAAACAACTGA